AGTTATTTTCTTGCAAATCGGGGTTTAAATTTTTTTGTAATGGCATTAGTTGTTGCCTCTAGTTATGTTAGTGCTAGTAGTTTTATTTCAGGGCCTTCGGCTGTTTATAGATATGGATTGTCTTTTATTTTTTTGGCTGTTATTCAGATTCCTACAAGTTTAATTTCATTTGTCATTATTGGTGAGAGATTGAATTTGGAAGCTAAAAAAATTAATGCAATAAATATTATTGATTATATTGGATATAGGTATAATAGTCATTCTTTAGTTTTAATTAGTAGTTTTATAGTAATTTTTTTCTCTTTATTTTTACTCTCAGCTCAGATTATGGGGGGTGCTAAACTTTTAGAGGTGTTTTTCCAAATTAGTTATACTGATGCTCTTGTTTTGTTCTCTCTATTTGTTTTCTTTTATGTTTGTTTGGGGGGATTTAAGATAATAGCATATATGGACTTAGTACAAGGCATTTTGATGGTTATGGCGTCTATACTTTTATTTTCAAGATTAGTTGATTTGGGGGGTGGAATTAATAATCTTTTTAAGATGGCTCAGTTAGATCTTAGAGATGATTTGTTTTTGCCATCAACTTTGGATTTGAAAATTGGGTATATCATTTCTTTTTGGGTATTAATAGGAATTGGAGTGTTGGGACTACCTCAATTTGTTAATAATTTTATAGCGTTTAAAGATATGAAATCTATGAGATTTTCTCTTCCCATTGTGACCTTTGTAATAGGATTTTTAGTTGTTATTATGCATTTGATAGGTTTTTTTTCTCTTGTTATTTTTCCTGAATTTGAACCGAATGATAAAGTTATTTTGAATGTAGCATTCAAAGTATTAAATCCTAAGGTATTTATATTATTTTTTGTGGGGCTTTTATCAGCGATAGTGTCTACAATAGATTCAGGTTTTCTTTTTCTGTCTTCTATTTGGGTAAAGGTCATATTGTCGTTGAGTAAGAATATTGGTACTAATATTGGAGTTAATAGAATTACTGTTATGTCTAATGTTTGTTTTATGTCAATAATAATTTTTTTATCTTTAAAACCACCTGACTTTTTGCTTTTTGTAAACGTTTTTGCACTTGGAGCTTTGGAAGTTTCATTTTTCTGTATTATTGTTTTTGGACTTTATTTTAATTTTGTAAGTAAAATGTCAGCTTTTATTTCTCAGTTTTTGGGACTTTTGAGTTATTTGGCTCTAATTTTTTATGGTGATACTGATAGTTATTATTTTCATCCTGTTGTTCCTTCACTTTTTATTTCTGTATGTTCATTTTTGATAGTTAATTTTATGTGTCGAAAATGTAGTAAAGTTTAGTTGTATGGTGTCTTTTAGTTCTGAAAGTGTTGGTAAATATATTGTTATTGATGTGCTGAAGAATGACGATGGTAAAAGGTTTGATGCAGTTTTAATAAAATTTTTGAAATTCCCTAAATCAAAAGTAATCAGACATATTAGAAAAGGAGATATCCTTTTAAATAATTTAAAGGTTACTTTTTCTCATAGAGTTTCCAAGGGTGATAAGATTTATTTGTATAAACCTTTACTGCAGGGTTTGAGTTTAGACAAGGTTACAGTCGAGGATGAGGCTGCTATATTGAGAGATGTAAAGAGAAGAATAGTATATGAAGATGAGGATTTACTTGTGGTTAACAAGAGAAAGGGGATTTTAGTTCATGGAGGTAAATATTCACTTGATATTCTTATTAATGCTTATCTTTTAGATAAAAATCTTGAGTCTCTTAGTTTTAAACCTTCAGCTGTGCATAGATTAGATAGAAATACTTCAGGACTTATTATTTTTGCAAAAAATATAGATTCTGCAAGACTTTTAAGTAAGGCATTTAGTAGTGGTATTGTTACTAAGAAGTATTTGGCTTTACTTGATGGTAAGATTAAAAAACCTTTGACTTATATGAACTTTTTATATCGAGATAGAACTGCAAAAAAAACTTTTATTATCGGCAATATAGATAAATTTAATGCTATAACTTATGTTAAACCAATTTTGGTGTCTCAGTCTTCGACACTTGCGGAGGTATCAATTAAGACAGGATTCACACATCAAATAAGAGCACAATGTGCTTTTAATCAACATGCATTGATTAATGATGGGAAATATGGTTCTAAATTTGGAAAAACCAATTACTTTTTACATTCTTTTTTGATAAAATTTAACCAGTCTTTATTTTTGAGAAATGAGTTTTTTGCTGAACCTAGTTCGGATTTTTTAAAACAGATAAATAGTATTTTTGGTGTGTATGATTTTAAAAGATTTATTTAATAAGTTCACATTTAAGAATGCGTTAGGTGCAGTTAAGGACATCTCGATTGCTATTAAACATAGGTTTGTAAAGATTAAGGTTTATTCTTTAGTAGGTGTTGCTGGTACTGGGAAAAGCTTTAGGTCTCATTTAATAGCAGATAAATATTCTATTCCTTTAATCATTGATGATGGTGTTTTAATAAAAAATATGAAGATTATTGCTGGGAGTTCTGCTAAGTTTGAGGATAATGTGTTTGATGCAATAAAGCGTTCTATTTTTGAAGATGATGCTCATAGAAATGAAATTGTTGAAGCTCTTCGTAGAGAGAATTTCAATAAAATATTAATATTAGGGACAAGTATTCGTATGATCGATAAAATAACGTCTAGACTTTTCTTACCCCGTTCTTCCAAAATTATTTATATAACAGATGTTTCTACTAAAAAGGAAATAGAAAAGGCAAGGATTTCAAGACAGATGGGTGAACATGTTGTTCCAGCAGCTACCTTTGAGATAACGTCTATTAAGCCGAATTTATTATTAGATTCAATTCGAGTTTTTTTTAAAAGTAAAGGTTTTCTATCAAAGAAGAAAAACTATATTCGTTCTATTGTAAAGCCTCATTTTCATGAAGAGGGAGGGATTTTATCTGTTTCCAAAAATGCTGTGAGGCAAATTATTGAACATTGTGTTTCTGAATATAACAAAGATTATATTGTCTATAATTTGAAGATTAAAAAGAATCAGGGTAGTTATTCTTTTAAGCTATTCTTGGATGTTCCGCTTGAGAATGATTTACTAGGTAATGCGGAAATGCTTAGACATTATATTATTGAGAACGTACTAAAATATACGGTGATTAATATATCTGGTATTGATGTTATCATACATAGATTTTATGATCAAAAGGGTGATTTGGGAAAAAAAGATGAATTTTGACTTGGATAATTTAGGTAATATCTTTTTAGTTGGCATTAAGGGCTCTGGACTTTGTTCACTTGCCTGTTTTTTAAATGCCAAAGGATATTTTGTAGAAGGAATAGACATTCCTTTAAAGTTTCATACGGAAGATGTATTAAATAGCGATAATATAACTTATTATGAGAATATTGATGAATTTTCACTAAAGAATCATCATATATCTTATGATATATTAATATATTCACCAGCTTATGATAAAGATAATTTAGCTGTTTTGTTAGAAGCACGTGAACTTGGCATTCCTGTTCTATCTTATCCTGAGGTTATTGGGGAAATTTCTAAGAAATATTATAGTATCGGGGTTGCAGGTTCTCATGGCAAAACTACTACAGCAGCATTCTTGGGTATACTGTTTAATAGTTTGGGACTTTATCCCAATGTAATATTAGGTGCTAGTGTTAAAGATTTTGGAGATAAATCTAGTCTTGTTGGTCATGGCAATATATTTATTGCAGAGACTTGTGAGTATAGGAATCATTTTTTGCACTTTTCACCAGACATGATTGTTTTAACTAATATTGACTATGAGCATGTTGATTTTTTTGAAAGTTATGAAGCAGTTGAGAGTGTTTTTTTAAAATATGTTAATAATTTGAAGAGAAATGGGATTTTGATAATAAATGCTGATGAAGTTAATTTGCTTGAAATTAAGAATAAAATTTCAAGGAAAGATATTAAAGTGTTTAGCGTTGGATTTAGTTTTTTGGCCGATTTTAGGATTGAACATTTTGAGGTGATAGACGAATTTTTAAAGTTTGATTTTTTAGGGATGGGTGATATTAAATTAAGGACACCTTTAATTCATAATGTTTTCAATTTTTCGTCAGCACTTTTAGCTTTAAAGTTATTTTTAGAGGAACATAAAAAATTGGTTTGGGGTTTTGATGAGAAAATAAAGATAGTAGCTAAAGGGTACATGGGCATAAAAAGAAGGATGGAATTTATCATGGAAAAAGATGGAGTTATATATATTGATGATTATGCCCATCATCCAAAGGAAATTGAAAGTACACTTTTTGGACTTAAGAGTTTTTATAGGGGTAGGCGTATTATTTTAGATTTTATGCCACATACATTTACGAGGACAAAAACTCTTTTTAATGAGTTCGTTAAGGTTTTAAGTAGTGTTGATGTTTTAGTTTTGCATAATATATATCTATCAATTAGAGAAGATTTTGATCCTAACGAACTTTCTAGAGAACTATTTTTGGCTATTAAAGATTTAAATCAAAATGTTTATTTTTTTAAAGAAGTTGTCGATTCTGTTGATTTTATAAAGAGTGTGTTAAAGAGAAATGATTTATTTGTTACAATGGGAGCTGGTAATAATTTTATATTACATGATTTTTTATAAAGGTATTTTGAATGAAAAGTATGACAGGATTCTTTCACTTAGAGAGAGTAATTTCAAATTATATGTTTAGTATTAACTTAAAGTCTTATAATGGTAGATTTTTGGAATTTAAGTTTAAATTACCTGAAATTTTATATGCCTATGAACTTGATATAAGAAATTTTATTTCAAATTATGTTAAAAGAGGAAATGTTTTCTTAGGGGTAGGATATAAAGAAATAGTTCCAAGTATTAATTTTAGTTTAAATCCTAACTATATTGAGGCTATTACTCGTCTTAGGGATAGCTTATCGCATATTAATTTAAACATTAAGGATGAATTAAATCTTAGTGATTTTTTATCTTTAAAAGGGGCTTTAGTTATTGATGAAGATGATGTTAGTAAAGAAATGGTTTATAGTGCTTTTAAGGAAGTTTTAGAAGAGACTTTATTAAATTATGATAAGAGTAGAACCTTTGAGGGTGAAAATACTAAGCAGGATATAAGTTCAATTCTTATGTTAATAAGGAAGGATTTAGATCTTTTAAAGGAATCTCAGAGTAGTATTAATAATAAACTTTTCTTTAGTATTAAGGAAAATTTATTAAAGTTACTGGATGATTTTAATGATGTTAATGTTGTAGAAGAAGCTGCTAAGATGTCAATTCGGTTAGATATTAATGAGGAAATAGTAAGATTATATTCACATATAGATAATTTTTATAAAAACCTTGAAAATGAAACATGTGGAAAGATTTTAGAGTTTATTGCTCAAGAAATGCATAGAGAGGTTACAACAATGAGCAATAAGGCAATTGATCTTGATATTAGGAATTTAGTTTTAAATATGAAGTTAAATTTAGAGAAAATAAAAGAACATCTGAGGAATATTGAATGAGAATAGCTATTTCTAGTAAGAGCGGTTGTGGTAGTACAACTATTAGTGGAATGCTTGCAAAGCATTATGGTCTAAAGCTTATTAATTATACTTTTCATGATATTGCTAGGGAAAAAAATATTCCCTTTGATACATTTTATGAGAAAGAAATTATTTGTAAAAATGATTATTATTGGGATGAGTATCTTGATAATAAATTATTGGAGCTTTCAAAGGAGGATAATACAGTTCTTGCATCTCGTCTTGCAATTTGGCTTTCAAAAAATGCTGATTTAAAGATATATCTTTATGCTAAGATAGAAATGCGGGTAGAGAGAATAATAAATAGAGAAGGTGGCATGTATTCTGATGTTTTAAGTAGGACTTTTAATAGAGATTCTCATGATTTAAAGAGGTATTTGTCTATATATAATATAGATATTGATAATTATTTAGATGTGGCCGACTTTATAGTTGATACAACTGATAGATCTGCAGACAAAGTTTTTGAGTTGATAAAGGATGAAATAAAGAGAAGGAGTTTATATATTAAATAAGTTAAGGAGGTTGTAGGGGGGATGAAAATACCTTTAAAAGAGATACAAGATTTTGATGGCAATTATTATGAGCTTGTTATGGCGGTGATAGTTCGTACGGAGCAAATTATTGATCAAATTTCTTTAGCGGGGCATACTACTTCTGACGAAAGAGTGGTGGGACAAGCTTTTAATGATATTTTGACAGGCCGGTTTACGTATTCAATTGAAGAAAAATAAAATAGTTTTTATATTTGGACCTACAGCCGTAGGCAAAAGTGATATTCTATTTAATTTTCCAAAGGGTGTAACTGAAATAATTAATGTTGATTCTATTCAAGTTTATAGAGAGTTTGATATTGCTTCTTGTAAGCCCAGTTTTGAATTAAGATCTCATATAAAACATCATTTAGTCGATTTTTTGGAACCGACTGAAGAGTATAATCTTGGAATTTTTTACAGAGAGGCATGTAAACTCATAGAGAATTTAAAGGAGCAAAATAAGCTTCCTGTATTTGTAGGTGGATCGGCTTTTTATTTTAAGCATTTAAAATATGGATTGCCTGCTACGCCGCCTGTTTCTTCTGAAATACGGTGTTATATAAATACTCTTTTTACTCTAAGAGGTAAAGATTATCTCTTAGAGGAGCTTAAGAGAGTAGACTTTGAAAGATATGAATCAATCAGTAAAAATGATATTTATAGGATTAAAAGATCGCTTGAGGTTTATTATCAAACAGGTATTTCAATTAGTCAATTCCTAAAAAGAGGTCAGATGCTTGAAAATATCTTAGCTATTGGGTTGAAGAGGCCGATGGAAGAAATGAAGTCTAGGATAATATCTAGGGTAAATGATATGATTGATTGTGGATTACTTGAAGAGGTTAAGAGATTATTGGGGAAAGGATACAATGATACAACGCCGGCTTTTAAAGGAATAGGATATCGTGAATTTTTATTGTGGAAGAGTAGACCTTATTATATGTTAAATGATATAATAGACTTAATAGTGAAGCATTCATTTTTGTATGTAAAAAGGCAGATGACTTTTTTTGACAAAATTCCTAATGTTTTGTGGTTTCATCCTGATGATGACTTAAAGGACATTTTGGATTTAATTTTTGGTAGTAAGGAGATATGAGACATGCCTTGTGGAAGAAAAAGAAAGTTAAAAAAAATATCTACTCATAAGCGCAAGAAAAAGAGAAGACAGAATAGACATAAAAAGAAGAATAAGTAATTAAAATGTTTGTTAGTTGGTTTTTTGTTAGCTAACATTTTTATATTATTAGCTGCTTATTCAATAATTATGTTATTTATTATGTTTATATCTTTGCTAAAGATGTATCCTTTTTTACCTTTATATGTTGCTAATATCCATTTACCTTTAATTCCGTGTTTTTCTGTGCTTTGCATGATTTTTTTGATTTTTACTATTTCATCTTTTCTGATTATTGTCAGATAATCGTAATCGGTATTGTCTATTTTAGGTTTTTTATTTAAAAGGACATAATTTTTTGTTATGATTCCTACTTTTCTTGAAAATCCTAAGATGCTGCTTTTGGGTAATTTGCATTCTTTTATTAAGGGAATTTCTAAGTTCTTGTTGCATGTTAAAAACATTATAGAAATTAAGGATAGCAATTTTATTTTCATAATTTGTGTTTGTGTTACTTGATATACAGTTGTATATAATAATATAATGTTTTTTTAGAAAGTTTAAGGATTTTCAATGAAAAGATGTATTTTTTTATTGTTTCTATTGTTTCCTTCAAGTGACTTAATATTTGCATATCCATTGTCTTTTGGAGGGGGGATTTCTTATCAGTTCACTAATTATGCTAGTAAGGACAATATAAGTGATTCTGCAGTAACTTATAGTAGAGTAGATAATGGGATAAATTTGAATTTGTTCTTTGATGTTAATTATCTTATTTTAGATATATCTTATAAAGATGCTTTTTTGTCTGGTCATCATAGTAGATATTTTGCTTTTGGATTTTATGGAATTTATCCGATTATTTTTAGGGAATATGTTAGAGTATTGTTTCCTCTTCTTGGAATTAAATATACGATTGATTTAAGTATTAAGAGAATAAATTTGTTGTTTTTTTCTTTGGGATTTGCTGCAGATCTTTTCGTTCCTGAAGTTGAAGGGCTTTATATTAGACCTTTATTTATGCTTTCAATTTCACCTACTTCTTTTGCTGTAGAAAGTTTTTCTTCTTTAACAACTGAGATTACGCTTGGAGTTAATATTGGTTGGAAATTTCTCAGTTAGGTAGTTTTATTCCTAAGTGAAAAGGAACGATTCTTTCTTGTCCAAAGATATTAGATGTGGCATTGAGTTTTTGAGATGAGTTATTTGATTTTGTTACAAGTGTACTTGAACCACCTCCATCTAGGTTAATAGAATTGGTAATACCATAGCTTAGTGAGAGATCTATTGCTTCATTTAATGAGATACCTTTGCTATTATTAACGCCTCTTCCTTCTACTGTTATTAGATATAGGTGTTTGTTTTTTTGATCAGTACCTATTATTGTTCTTGGATGTTTATTTTCTTTAAAATTTTTAGTGTATTTTCCATTTTTGATTAGAGGAAAGAAACCACTAAAACCATAATCAGAATTTTTAATCTCATCTTTATTAGGATTTAATATTATTTGGTTATTCTTGATTATAATTATTCCTCGATCTTTTTTTGCATTGGAGATTATTTTTTTATTATATATATAGAGACCATTAGGGTAGAACATATTTTCTTTAATCTTATATGGGCTAGTGTTAATGGCAATATCTATTTCGTTAGAAAGTAAGAATTCACTTGTTGTTTGACCTTTAAAGTAATAATTATTCTTTTTTTTGTCGTAAATAGGCTTTGAGATTGTGAACTTTAAATTTTCATTTTTTATCTTGACAATAATATAGTTACTTTCTTTGAAAGATCCTTTAATTATTTTATATCTTGTTCTTATGTCTTCTGGATTGATTGATTCTTGTGCTGAAAAGATGATTAATATCAGAATTAATATTGTTGTTCGTAATGTTGTTTTATTCATTTCTTTTTATTTTATAAGAATAAATACTTTTAGGATAGTTTTTTAAGATTATATTTTTGATCTCTAAAGATATTTTGTCATTTTTTATTCTTGTAATATTATATAACTGATAGATTATTTTTATGTCTAATTCTTTGTGTTTTTGTAGAAGATTATTGATTTCGTTTTCACTTATGTTTGGTTCATTAATTCTAAGTTTTAGTAATAAAATTTCATTTTTTATGTTTTTATCTTTAGGTTTGTTCATTTTGTTTAAAAAGTTATTGGCTTCTTCATATTTCTTTATTTTAAGTAGATACTTGGCCATAAGTAAATAATAGTATTCTAGGTTTAGATTTTTAATTGCATTTATTGTTTCAAGTTCTTTTGGTAAGTTGTTATTTAGGTTATATAACATGTATAGTTTATTTAGTTTTTCAAAATTTTCTTTGGATGTGCCGTATATTGGAATACTTGAGACTATTAGTAGTAAAATTAATAATATTTTAGATGGTTTTAAATTCATATAATTTTATTTCAGGTATTATACACTATTTTTGGTTTGAATAGGAAGAATGGAAGAATAAGAAAAAATTTTCCTAATTTCTTCTTATTCTTTTTAAATTTAAAGTTTGGATTTTATGTAATTTGAGATTTGTTCAGATTTTGCCCCGAATATTACTTGGGCTTGATTTCCTGATGTAATAATTGTTCCAGTAGCTCCAAGTTCGGTCATTAAGTCTTTATTTACTAATGAGGGCGATTTTACATCTACTCTTAGTCGTGTAAAACATGAATCAACATTTGTTATATTGTCAAGTCCTCCAAGGGCTTGAATGATTGTATCAAAATCTTCATTTTGAAATATCTTAGAAGTATTACTAGAAATTGTGCTCTGTTGAGTATCATCTTCACGACCCGGTGTTTTGATGTTAAATGCTTTTATTAATGTTATGAAAATAGTGAAGTAGATAATTCCAATTACAAGTCCTATTGGGAATATTAGCAAAGCGTTTGTTGATTTTGGGAACATTAAGAAGTAATCTATAATTCCTGCTGAGAGTGCAAATGCTATACGTATTTCAAATATATTAGTAATGATTAATGATATTCCAGTTAGAGTAGCGTGTATTAAATAAAGTAGAGGTGCTATTAACATAAATGTGTACTCTATTGGTTCTGTAATTCCTGTTAAAAATGAGGTAAGGGCTGCTGAGAGTAAAATACCACCTATTTCGTTTCTATTTTTTGCCTTGGATGTTAAGTACATTGCAAGGGCTGCACCTGGTAGTCCAAATAGCATGATTGGATACATTCCTGATGTAAATGAGCCGGCAGTTGGATCTCCATTTAAATATCTTGTAATTTCTCCTTGAATTATGTTTCCGTCGCTTGTGGTATATTCTCCGAATACAAAATATACTAAAGTGTTTAGAAGCTGATGTAGACCTGTTATTATGAGAAGTCTATTTAGAAAACCAAATACAAACAATCCGAGATTACCAGCTTCTATCATCCAGATTCCAATTTGATTGATAGTTATTTGTATTGGTGCCCATAGGAGACCAAATATTGTGGCAAGTATTACAGACAGCATTCCATTAGCTATTGGTACTAATCTTTGTCCTGAGAAGAATCCTAAAAATTGTGGCATTTTGTAGTTTACTACCTTGTCGCTAAGAATCGCTGAGCTTATGCCTGTAATAATACCACCTAGGACTGACATGTTAACAGGTTCTGATTTTCCATTAACTATTATTGTAAATGTAGATAGCCCTGCATTTAAAATTAGATATCCTACAGCTCCTCCGAGTGCTGCAGCTGCTTTGTTATTTTTAGATAATCCCATTCCAGTTCCGATTGCGAATAGTATTGGTAAGTTTCCTAAAATAGCACTACCTGATTGTTCCATTAGTTTACCAATTTGTCTAAGCATGACATAAGACTCTGTAGTTTCTATTATTAAGTAACCAAAGCCAAGTAAAATTCCAGCGATCGGCAAGACAGCCGCGGGAGTTTGCAAAGCTTTTCCAAGATTTTGCATATTTTTCATTAACTTATTCATTATTTGCCTCCTTTAATTTATGTTTTTTATTATTTAAAGTTTATATTAACTTTAAATATGATTCTAGTTTAAATATCGTTCATTTATTTATGTTTTTTAAATATTTATTTTGTAACTTGCAATGTGGTATGTATATTTTGGATTTTTTAAAAAAAGAAGTTTAATTTTTTGTAAACTTTATTCACTGTTTTTTTAATAGGGGCAATTTTTTTAATATTATCTTGATTGTCAATCAGGCTTTTGATGCTATTCATTGATTCCTCGATTGCTACGCTAAAGTTTTTTTGAGGTTTTAGCCAAAAATTATTAGAGTAATCGCTTCTGAGTGATAGGAAAAGGACAGATTGTTTATTGGGATGTTTAATGAAATTCATAGTGCATTCTAAAATATTTCTTATCTTATCAATTTCGGTAATATGAACATTTGTGTTTTCATATGCTTTGATAAGCGTCCAATCTGGTTCCATACTATTTACTATTCGCATTATTTCTATTAGCTTCTTGTTTTTGAGTATGATTAAATTTTCATGTGTTAAGTTTACAAAAATATTCTTTATTGCTTTTTCCTCTTCGCTTTTTAGTCCTTGTGATATTAATTCTTTAACTTCTTTTAAGCTAAGTGTTAATTGATTTTTGTGTTCATTGTGAGTGTTAAATTTTTTTCTTCCAATTATTATTTCATTTTTTGATGGAGGATTTTTATCGTTTTTTATTATATTTTTATGGGTGTTAATTGATTTTTTATTCTCTTTGTGAGTGTTTTTCTGTTCATTTTTTTCAAGTTGAATATCATTGATCCATTCTTTTTTAAGTACTCCAATTGATCGGGCATATCTTTTACTTGTCTCTATGATTTCTCCTGCGACGAAATATTTTACAGAATCTGTGTTAATAAGTGAACCAGGATGGATTACGACATTTTTAGCTTTTATCGTTTTATATGTATTTTTTGAGGTTTTAAAGCAAATGTAATCTTTCATTCCTCTCATTATAGATTTTAAGTAACCTTCGTAATCAATCTCGCTTTTACGTACTATTGGGATGTTGAAGTTACTTACAATGGTTTCGAGTTGTCTTTGTACGTTAGTAATTTCTTCAAGGCCTTGTAAGTCTAGATAATTCTCTTTGGCAAAGGCTTCTTTATTAATGGCTTTTTTATAATCTTCGAATATATTAATAAATCCTATTAGATCGCCTAGTGGATTTTTGTATTTTAAATGAGCTTGTCTGGCTTCCATTTCTTCGTTTTGGGGTAGTAAAAAAATTCCACTTGTGGATAAAAACGATAATCCAATTGTGGTTGGGTATATTGCTTGTTGATAGTTCAGCATTGCCTCAACTAAAGCTCTTGAATGAATTGGTATTAGAGGAAAAATTATCATATATTTTCCAATTTCCGTAAGCTCATTTTTTTCATTTATTGCATCTAGAGATCTTAATATGTCACTTGCTGTTTGAATAGATTTAATTGATGGTTTGGAAATAAAATCAAATTTTGTGAAATTTCTAATTCCTATGTCTG
The DNA window shown above is from Borrelia anserina Es and carries:
- a CDS encoding ATP-dependent RNA helicase — protein: MNDFGLPIYKYKDELIKKLRTHNVLIVESPTGSGKTTQIPRIIYEAELAKFGKIGVTQPRRIATVSIAEYIAKHIGVNLGEEVGYKIRFQEITSTKTKIKLMTDGVLLQELKKDSLLYEYDIIIIDEAHERSLNIDFILGLIKDILKKRDDFKVIISSATINTQVFSKYFNNAPILSIETITYPVQIIYNPPQLNTSKLMILKIKEIISGIIKEKKEGDILIFLSGEKEIKETIKEIHELNSKQDLVILPLYGRMAKEAQEQIFMPTPKNKRKIIVSTNIAETSITIENIKIVIDSGKVKTNRFQMKTHTYSLQEVPISKSSATQRAGRAGRLAKGTCYRLYKRDEYQLRDEYQKEEIYRTDLSEVILRMADIGIRNFTKFDFISKPSIKSIQTASDILRSLDAINEKNELTEIGKYMIIFPLIPIHSRALVEAMLNYQQAIYPTTIGLSFLSTSGIFLLPQNEEMEARQAHLKYKNPLGDLIGFINIFEDYKKAINKEAFAKENYLDLQGLEEITNVQRQLETIVSNFNIPIVRKSEIDYEGYLKSIMRGMKDYICFKTSKNTYKTIKAKNVVIHPGSLINTDSVKYFVAGEIIETSKRYARSIGVLKKEWINDIQLEKNEQKNTHKENKKSINTHKNIIKNDKNPPSKNEIIIGRKKFNTHNEHKNQLTLSLKEVKELISQGLKSEEEKAIKNIFVNLTHENLIILKNKKLIEIMRIVNSMEPDWTLIKAYENTNVHITEIDKIRNILECTMNFIKHPNKQSVLFLSLRSDYSNNFWLKPQKNFSVAIEESMNSIKSLIDNQDNIKKIAPIKKTVNKVYKKLNFFF